The Ranitomeya imitator isolate aRanImi1 chromosome 3, aRanImi1.pri, whole genome shotgun sequence genome has a window encoding:
- the LOC138671551 gene encoding uncharacterized protein, with product MSTNTFSYNPEETTSILSHSIYPCDFLKTAPRETRGRDLEREVRHHINIELHCATLSEYLRVQRIPRGLRVPLRPTLFRDSPDYCTKFEQILNKCSLDLITLTIEHLQKEITASLERVKAIEIQLSSTGTPEELNLLKSEIKTKTEQHRRDIENRKRLKFARDTEDYEAKRVYRWQDNYSSSRPSARTGHRSSTDYSTSGSEQDRSSSIPSTSHFLGQRTQRGRKRGRGGARDFGRDTELTRMTRSQSRLY from the exons ATGTCCACCAATACCTTCTCCTACAATCCAGAGGAGACCACTAGTATCCTATCCCACTCTATATATCCCTGTGACTTCTTGAAAACCGCACCCCGTGAGACGAGGGGACGAGATCTGGAACGGGAAGTAAGACATCATATTAACATTGAACTTCACTGCGCAACATTATCCGAGTACCTGCGGGTACAACGCATCCCGAGAGGCTTAAGGGTTCCACTACGTCCCACACTCTTCCGGGATTCCCCGGATTACTGCACTAAATTTGAACAGATTCTCAATAAGTGCTCCCTAGACCTAATCACCCTCACTATAGAACACCTACAAAAAGAGATTACGGCCAGCTTAGAACGGGTCAAAGCTATTGAGATCCAGCTCTCATCCACAGGTACCCCAGAGGAGCTGAACCTACTGAAATCCGAAATTAAGACGAAAACTGAACAACACCGCAGAGACATTGAGAACAGGAAACGACTGAAATTCGCCCGGGACACCGAGGACTACGAGGCAAAGAGggtatacagatggcaggacaactaTTCCTCCTCTCGCCCCAGCGCAAGAACTGGACATCGTTCTTCCACGGACTACTCCACCTCGGGTTCGGAGCAAGACAGGAGTTCCTCCATTCCCAGCACATCCCATTTTTTAGGTCAACGCACCCAACGAGGCCGGAAAAGAGGACGCGGCGGAGCCAGAGATTTCGGCAGAGACACGGAGCTTACACGAATGACAAGATCTCAG AGTCGCCTTTATTGA